GCCGGCCAGACCAACCCGTTCCTGCACCTGGCGATGCACCTGTCGATCTCCGAACAGGTGTCGATCGACCAGCCGCCCGGCATCCGCGCCGCCTACGAGGCGCTGAGCCGCCGGCTCGACTCGCCGCACGACGCCCAGCACGAGATCATGGAAGCGCTGGGCCAGATGCTCTGGAACGCACAGCGCACCGGCATGCCGCCCGACGGTCAGGCCTACGTCGACGATATCCAGCGCCGCGCCAAAGGCTGATTTGTCCGACGCACACTGACAAGCGGCGCGGGCGGCGCATGCTAATCTCTGCCGGTTGCCATTCCTTGCCACGCCTGCCCGTCTCGTCGGCGCCACCGGAGCCCGCTCCGTGGATGCCGCGCGGCGCCGGCGTGCCGATGTCCCATGTCCTACCCTCTTTCCCCGCGCGCGGGCAGCCGCCGCGCCGCCGCGCTGTTGTCCGCGCTGACCGCCACCACCGCGCTTGGCACGCTGGCCATGCCGATGACCGCGCAGGCGGCCGTCTCGCTGCTGCAGC
This sequence is a window from Cupriavidus pauculus. Protein-coding genes within it:
- a CDS encoding DUF1841 family protein, yielding MFNPSREEVRRFFCEAWQKRVAGSVLTPLEAIAVDWIDQHPEYHAQLDDTEGALARDYTPEAGQTNPFLHLAMHLSISEQVSIDQPPGIRAAYEALSRRLDSPHDAQHEIMEALGQMLWNAQRTGMPPDGQAYVDDIQRRAKG